In Zingiber officinale cultivar Zhangliang chromosome 1A, Zo_v1.1, whole genome shotgun sequence, a genomic segment contains:
- the LOC122029501 gene encoding mediator of RNA polymerase II transcription subunit 10b-like: MDPSPQNSSSAAGNGGLSTSASATPSPAPNPTSAVASAPVDEAKQNLNQVINSIDKTLGLLHQLYVTVSSFSVASQLPLLQRLNALVSELDAMQKMADKCDVQIPLEVVNLIDDGKNPDEFTKDVINSCVAKNQMTKGKTDAFKSLRKNLLEELDHAFPDEVDMYREIRSSAAESRRPAQSLQTLQNGDVKIKSEY, from the exons ATGGATCCGTCACCGCAGAACTCTTCCTCCGCCGCCGGTAATGGCGGTCTCTCCACCTCCGCCTCGGCCACACCCAGCCCGGCCCCCAACCCGACTTCAGCCGTCGCCTCCGCCCCAGTGGACGAGGCGAAGCAGAACCTCAATCAGGTTATCAACTCCATCGACAAGACCCTCGGTCTCCTCCACCAGCTCTATGTAACGGTATCCTCCTTCAGCGTTGCCTCGCAACTTCCTCTCCTCCAAAGACT GAACGCCTTGGTATCGGAGCTCGATGCGATGCAGAAGATGGCGGACAAGTGTGACGTGCAGATCCCTTTGGAGGTCGTCAA TTTGATAGATGATGGGAAGAATCCAGATGAGTTCACTAAGGATGTGATAAATAGTTGTGTTGCCAAAAACCAGATGACCAAAGGAAAGACTGATGCTTTTAAG AGTCTTCGAAAGAATCTTCTTGAGGAACTTGATCATGCTTTCCCAGATGAAGTAGACATGTACAGGGAGATCCGCTCTTCTGCTGCC GAATCGAGGAGGCCGGCACAGTCCCTGCAAACTTTACAGAATGGAGATGTGAAAATCAAATCAGAGTACTGA